A single Lactuca sativa cultivar Salinas chromosome 8, Lsat_Salinas_v11, whole genome shotgun sequence DNA region contains:
- the LOC111881715 gene encoding glycine-rich protein DOT1, whose protein sequence is MSKMKALNLASLLVFSTLVMFSESRVARKDLGLNLGGVGIGAGIGIGIGLGGGGSGSGAGAGSGSGSSSSSSSSSSSSSSSSGSGGGGSEAGSSAGSHAGSGSGGRGGGNGGGGGRGGGGGGGRGGGGGGGSGEGSGEGSGYGSGYGGGGD, encoded by the coding sequence ATGTCGAAAATGAAGGCACTAAATCTGGCTAGTTTACTTGTGTTTTCCACTTTGGTCATGTTTTCTGAGAGTCGAGTGGCAAGAAAGGACTTGGGATTGAATTTGGGTGGGGTAGGTATTGGTgctggaattggaattggaattggattGGGAGGAGGTGGTTCAGGGTCTGGTGCAGGTGCGGGATCTGGTTCAGGGTCTAGCTCTTCATCCAGCTCCTCCAGCTCTAGTTCTAGTTCTAGTTCAGGATCTGGAGGAGGTGGATCAGAAGCAGGTTCATCTGCTGGTTCTCATGCTGGATCTGGTTCAGGAGGTCGGGGTGGTGGTAATGGTGGTGGAGGAGGAAGAGGGGGAGGTGGAGGCGGTGGAcgtggaggtggaggtggaggagggTCTGGTGAGGGTTCAGGCGAAGGAAGTGGATATGGGTCTGGttatggaggtggtggtgattgA